TGTTTTTTGTATGTGTTAAATGTTCATCACATATTTGTTTGATTTCGTCCACAACATTTTCTTTCTTTGCTGTAGATACTAATTTATATAGATCTTCAAAATTCTTTGTTGTGTAGTTGCCTATAGCTGCTCTAGTCCATTTTTCTTCATTGAGCATCTCTATCAGTTGTTTTTGTATATCAGCCATAAATCCTCCGAAAATCTGCTATCTCATATAGCAATTATATATATTTTGATCTAATACTTTTATCCGCAAAAGCAGGTCATCTATTTTTGACTTGCTTTCATTTACGCTCACATAATGGTCGATCAGCCAAAAATAATGGTTTATTAAACGCGGAACAAGCTTATGTTTTTGTTCTTGAGAAGCATTTTGAACCTCTCCTTCCATCAAAAAGATATTTTGCTTTAATTGCCCTACTTCAAAGGCCCTGAGCTCACGCTTTACATTGAAAACGCCGTCAATAACGCCGTAAATAGGCACCCAATCAGCAATATCTTCAACCCTGTAACCAAGATTATAAACCCTATTAATAAGCCTGCAAATAATTTCAGACTCAAGAAATTGGAGCTCAATCCCTTCAGGGTCTATAAAAAAAGCTTCCCTAAAAAAAGCTTTTGCAAATTTTATTTCCCCATATAGGGCATAACAATCGGCCAAATCCGCTAAAACCGATCCCGAATTCTTGTCTAT
The DNA window shown above is from Treponema denticola and carries:
- a CDS encoding tetratricopeptide repeat protein — translated: MSERPIQSKLNNALDILKQGDLRGSYAELERLLKNDLENADIDYTLKGVRFWEDKLEKAKKASTPLERAEMMISQWKSFLAYIHRQGEEKESIIYSLKCAVFTIALEFYADLFNEESELPDAEPYRKIGLCYKVLGNYERALDFLRYAAEIDKNSGSVLADLADCYALYGEIKFAKAFFREAFFIDPEGIELQFLESEIICRLINRVYNLGYRVEDIADWVPIYGVIDGVFNVKRELRAFEVGQLKQNIFLMEGEVQNASQEQKHKLVPRLINHYFWLIDHYVSVNESKSKIDDLLLRIKVLDQNIYNCYMR